In a genomic window of Phalacrocorax aristotelis chromosome 8, bGulAri2.1, whole genome shotgun sequence:
- the LOC142060787 gene encoding carbohydrate sulfotransferase 5-like isoform X2 — MARIRIPSTIVILFVTVQTGFLLFMYSRYSSFMPQSEEKPSQVHILILSSWRSGSSFVGQLFSQHPSVFYLMEPAWHVWVTMYQNSAKVLHMAVRDLVRSVFLCDMSVFDAYMPWKRNLSDLFQWAVSRALCSAPACDSFQRTDITSEMACKTLCGRYPFSKVEEACKTYRHVVIKEVRFFDLKVLYPLLTDPSLNLKIIHLVRDPRAVVKSREQSVKALARDNGIVLSTNGTKVEDSKYKVMEEICRSHVQIYETATLKPPNFLKDRYLMIRFEDLVRDPLSQISEMYKFANLSLTPTLKSWIYNITHGQGPGKKKEAFKITSRDAVSVSQAWRNVLSFQKIKKIQEVCKGAINMLGYQLVDSEKEQRDLSVDLVLPRRQNQFSWSSFNPKH, encoded by the coding sequence ATGGCAAGGATTCGGATTCCTAGCACAATTGTTATACTTTTTGTTACGGTTCAGACTGGATTCTTACTCTTCATGTATTCCCGGTACAGTAGCTTCATGCCTCAGTCTGAGGAGAAACCATCTCAAGTTCACATCCTCATTCTCTCCTCCTGGCGGTCAGGATCATCTTTTGTCGGTCAACTTTTCAGCCAGCACCCCAGCGTCTTCTACCTGATGGAGCCTGCATGGCATGTGTGGGTTACAATGTACCAGAACAGTGCCAAAGTCTTGCACATGGCAGTGCGGGACCTAGTCAGATCAGTCTTTCTGTGTGACATGTCTGTGTTTGATGCTTACATGCCTTGGAAAAGAAACTTATCCGATCTTTTCCAGTGGGCAGTGAGTCGGGCTCTGTGTTCAGCTCCTGCTTGTGACTCCTTTCAGCGTACTGACATAACCAGTGAGATGGCATGCAAGACTCTTTGTGGACGGTACCCGTTCAGCAAGGTGGAGGAAGCCTGTAAAACTTACAGGCATGTTGTCATCAAGGAGGTTCGATTCTTTGACTTGAAGGTCCTCTACCCCCTTCTCACTGATCCGTCCCTGAATCTCAAAATTATTCACTTGGTCCGTGACCCCAGGGCAGTCGTCAAGTCACGGGAACAATCAGTCAAAGCATTAGCCCGTGACAATGGAATTGTTTTGAGTACCAATGGCACTAAAGTAGAAGACAGCAAGTACAAAGTAATGGAAGAGATTTGTAGAAGCCATGTTCAGATTTATGAAACGGCTACTCTGAAACCACCTAATTTCCTTAAAGATCGCTATTTAATGATCCGTTTTGAAGATCTGGTAAGAGATCCATTATCACAAATCTCAGAAATGTATAAATTTGCAAATCTTAGTTTGACCCCCACGCTCAAAAGCTGGATCTATAATATCACACATGGACAGggaccaggaaaaaaaaaagaagccttcaAAATCACATCTCGAGATGCAGTTAGTGTTTCACAGGCCTGGAGAAATGttctttccttccagaaaattaagaaaatacaagaagTTTGCAAAGGTGCTATAAACATGCTTGGCTATCAGCTGGTAgattcagaaaaagaacagagagatCTGTCAGTGGATTTAGTGTTGCCAAGACGACAAAATCAATTCAGTTGGTCATCATTTAATCCAAAGCACTGA